One part of the Bradyrhizobium sp. CB1650 genome encodes these proteins:
- a CDS encoding xanthine dehydrogenase family protein molybdopterin-binding subunit, giving the protein MTAAAPEPKANMGRPVPRYDAVSKVTGRATYASDMPLANPAYAFLVTSAIAKGRIDGFDLADARRVRGVIDIVTHENAPKLKEPKLFSNGGYAGTTIQPLRSTDVAHDGQIIAVVIAESYEAAREAANRVQVNYAAVMPSATFDSPGTTMAGAKGQNAQFKEDPKVGDFAKAFDAAEVKLTASYGTPTQHHNPMELFATSCVWMGDNLVIYEPSQYVYGLKNGVAEQLGIDADKVRVVNPYVGGGFGSRGSMTPRTAIIAGIAKRLNRPVKLVPTRDQGFTIATYRAETRHEIKLGASRDGRLVALRHEGAEVSSRPDPYCVGGTKTTTRLYACPNVDSLVSIVRADRNTPGFMRSPPEVPYLFALESAMDELAVKLNMDPIELRRINDTTNEPIAGKPYTSRSLMACFDEAARAFGWSQRSPEPKSMSDGDWLIGYGCAATCYPTQMGPSAARVRLQRDGRTRVEIAGHEIGTGAYTIIAQTAAERLGVPLEKVAVFMGDSDLPPAPVAGGSNSTASTCSAVMMVCDQIRQRLFKATMPNQSLTDKAKETIGMGQTQAAKGDRSLDLEKAFDALGISVVEEYGEWKPEGAPPDSFQAMHSGHVRLVGGSNLTDKIAYAFGAEFVEIRINRFTHEIRAPRIVGAFAAGRIMNPRTAHSQLMGGLIWGMSSALLESTEIDERYARYVNDNFADYLVPVNADVPGVEVILLSEQDDHINPAGAKGLGELANVGTNAAVCNAVYHATGQRIRTLPVRLENIEV; this is encoded by the coding sequence ATGACCGCTGCCGCTCCCGAGCCGAAGGCGAATATGGGCCGGCCCGTGCCGCGCTATGACGCGGTTTCAAAGGTGACGGGGCGCGCCACCTACGCGTCCGACATGCCGCTGGCGAACCCGGCCTACGCATTCCTGGTCACGAGCGCGATCGCAAAGGGCCGCATCGACGGATTTGATCTTGCCGACGCCAGGCGTGTCCGCGGCGTAATCGATATCGTGACGCATGAGAATGCGCCGAAGCTGAAGGAGCCGAAACTCTTCAGCAATGGCGGTTATGCCGGCACCACGATCCAGCCGCTGAGGTCGACTGACGTCGCGCATGACGGCCAGATCATCGCGGTCGTCATCGCCGAGAGCTACGAGGCGGCGCGCGAGGCAGCCAACCGCGTCCAGGTCAACTACGCGGCCGTGATGCCCAGCGCAACGTTCGACTCGCCGGGAACGACCATGGCTGGTGCGAAAGGGCAGAACGCACAGTTCAAGGAAGACCCGAAGGTCGGCGATTTCGCCAAGGCATTCGATGCAGCCGAGGTCAAGCTCACCGCGTCCTACGGTACGCCGACGCAGCACCACAATCCGATGGAACTGTTTGCGACGAGCTGCGTCTGGATGGGCGACAATCTGGTCATCTACGAGCCGAGCCAGTACGTCTACGGCCTGAAGAACGGTGTGGCCGAGCAGCTCGGCATCGACGCCGACAAGGTGCGGGTGGTCAATCCCTATGTCGGCGGCGGCTTTGGCTCGCGCGGCTCGATGACGCCGCGGACCGCGATCATCGCCGGCATCGCGAAGCGTCTCAATCGTCCCGTCAAGCTCGTCCCGACCCGCGACCAGGGTTTTACGATCGCGACGTATCGCGCCGAGACCCGGCACGAGATCAAGCTCGGCGCGAGCCGCGACGGCAGGCTGGTCGCGCTCAGGCACGAGGGGGCCGAGGTTTCCTCGCGTCCCGATCCCTATTGCGTCGGAGGCACCAAGACCACGACGCGGCTCTACGCCTGTCCGAACGTCGACAGCCTCGTGTCGATCGTGCGCGCCGACCGCAACACGCCAGGTTTCATGCGATCGCCGCCGGAGGTGCCGTATCTGTTCGCGCTGGAAAGCGCGATGGACGAGCTCGCAGTCAAGCTGAACATGGACCCGATCGAGCTTCGCCGCATCAACGACACCACCAACGAGCCGATCGCGGGCAAGCCCTATACGTCGCGGTCGCTGATGGCGTGCTTCGATGAAGCGGCCCGGGCCTTCGGCTGGTCGCAGCGCTCGCCGGAGCCGAAGTCGATGTCGGACGGCGATTGGCTGATTGGCTACGGCTGCGCCGCCACGTGCTATCCTACACAGATGGGGCCGTCGGCGGCGCGCGTGCGCCTGCAGCGCGACGGCCGCACCCGCGTTGAGATCGCCGGCCACGAGATCGGCACTGGCGCCTACACCATCATTGCCCAGACCGCGGCCGAGCGGCTCGGCGTGCCGCTGGAGAAGGTCGCGGTCTTTATGGGCGACAGCGATCTGCCGCCGGCGCCGGTCGCGGGCGGCTCGAACTCGACGGCCAGCACCTGCTCGGCGGTGATGATGGTGTGCGACCAGATCCGGCAACGCCTGTTCAAGGCGACGATGCCGAACCAAAGCCTGACCGACAAAGCCAAGGAAACCATCGGCATGGGTCAGACGCAGGCGGCGAAGGGCGATCGTTCGCTCGATCTCGAGAAGGCCTTTGACGCGCTCGGCATCAGCGTGGTCGAGGAATATGGCGAGTGGAAGCCGGAAGGCGCGCCGCCGGATTCCTTCCAGGCCATGCATAGCGGACATGTGCGGCTCGTCGGCGGCAGCAACCTGACGGACAAGATCGCCTACGCCTTCGGCGCGGAATTTGTCGAGATCAGGATCAACCGATTCACGCATGAGATCCGCGCGCCGCGTATCGTCGGTGCCTTCGCCGCTGGGCGCATCATGAACCCGCGCACCGCGCACAGCCAGCTCATGGGCGGCCTGATCTGGGGCATGTCCTCGGCGCTGCTCGAGTCGACCGAGATCGACGAGCGCTATGCGCGCTACGTCAACGACAACTTTGCCGACTATCTCGTCCCCGTAAATGCCGACGTGCCAGGCGTCGAAGTCATCCTGCTCTCCGAGCAGGACGATCACATCAATCCGGCAGGCGCAAAGGGCCTCGGCGAGCTTGCCAATGTCGGCACCAACGCCGCGGTCTGCAACGCCGTCTATCACGCCACGGGCCAGCGCATCCGCACGTTGCCGGTCCGGCTGGAAAATATCGAGGTGTGA
- a CDS encoding cupin domain-containing protein: MTGHDHTHSHHHDHEDRWKHDGVRVIPGNQLDPNVPSTPGMDRKAAINFARVGAQKLWAGTVSIKPDAKTGAHHHGHLESIIYVVKGKARMRWGEHLQFTAEAGPGDFIYVPPYVPHQEINASPDEVLECVLVRSDGEAVAINLDIEPVEKPETVLWIDPVHRDPNETK, translated from the coding sequence ATGACCGGCCACGACCACACGCACTCCCACCATCACGATCACGAGGATCGCTGGAAGCATGATGGCGTGCGCGTCATTCCCGGCAACCAGCTCGATCCGAACGTGCCCTCGACGCCCGGCATGGACCGCAAGGCCGCGATCAATTTCGCGCGCGTCGGTGCACAGAAATTGTGGGCCGGCACGGTCAGCATCAAGCCGGACGCCAAGACCGGCGCGCATCACCACGGCCATCTCGAAAGCATCATCTATGTGGTGAAGGGCAAAGCGCGCATGCGCTGGGGCGAGCATCTCCAGTTCACCGCGGAAGCCGGCCCCGGCGACTTCATCTACGTGCCGCCCTATGTGCCGCACCAGGAGATCAACGCCAGCCCCGACGAGGTGCTGGAATGCGTGCTGGTGCGCAGTGACGGCGAGGCGGTCGCGATCAATCTCGACATCGAGCCGGTCGAGAAGCCCGAGACGGTGCTGTGGATCGATCCGGTCCACCGGGATCCGAACGAGACGAAGTAG
- a CDS encoding FKBP-type peptidyl-prolyl cis-trans isomerase encodes MQRLQRALIALMSALAITVIGGVSHFVSTTASAQTAGKTMTTASGLQTIDSVVGTGASPKPGQICVMHYTGWLYENGQKGKKFDSSVDRNEPFEFPIGKGRVIAGWDEGVASMKVGGKRTLIIPPQLGYGARGAGGVIPPNATLMFDVELLAVK; translated from the coding sequence ATGCAGCGTCTTCAGCGCGCGCTCATCGCCCTCATGTCGGCACTCGCGATCACCGTGATCGGCGGCGTGTCGCATTTCGTTTCCACCACGGCCTCGGCCCAGACCGCAGGAAAGACCATGACCACAGCTTCAGGCTTGCAGACCATCGATAGCGTCGTCGGCACCGGCGCTTCGCCAAAACCCGGCCAGATCTGCGTGATGCACTACACAGGCTGGCTCTATGAGAACGGCCAGAAGGGCAAGAAATTCGACTCGTCCGTCGATCGCAACGAGCCGTTCGAGTTTCCGATCGGCAAGGGCCGTGTCATTGCCGGCTGGGACGAGGGCGTCGCCTCGATGAAGGTCGGCGGCAAGCGCACGCTGATCATCCCGCCGCAACTCGGCTATGGCGCGCGCGGCGCCGGCGGCGTGATCCCGCCGAATGCGACGTTGATGTTCGATGTGGAATTGCTCGCGGTGAAGTGA
- a CDS encoding xanthine dehydrogenase family protein subunit M: protein MRSFRYQRATDPNMAVQALGTAAAANNPLTQATAQPLAGGTTLIDLMKLDVMRPAAIVDINPLARSWSAIEPDSDGLRLGALAKMSDVAAHPEIQRSYPMIADSLKLAASAQLRNMATLGGNVMQRTRCSYFRDISYENCNKRNPGSGCAAMDGFNRMHAVLGTSDQCIATYPGDFAQALIALDATVEITSKSGTRSMPFAQLHKPPGSSPEIETALQPGELISAFAVRGRWPRSVYLKTRDRQSYEFALSSAAVALDVQHGVIRDARVALGGVATVPWRAREAEALLRGQKFDDGLAQRVADAAFAEARGRRHNSFKIALGKRVVTHALQQAVMMEI from the coding sequence ATGCGATCCTTTCGGTATCAGAGGGCAACCGATCCGAACATGGCCGTGCAGGCGCTCGGCACGGCAGCAGCGGCAAACAATCCGCTGACCCAGGCCACAGCGCAGCCGCTCGCCGGCGGCACGACGCTGATCGATCTGATGAAGTTGGACGTGATGCGGCCGGCCGCAATCGTCGATATCAACCCGCTGGCGCGGAGCTGGTCGGCGATCGAGCCGGACAGCGACGGCTTGCGGCTCGGCGCGCTCGCGAAAATGTCCGACGTCGCCGCGCATCCCGAGATCCAGCGCAGCTATCCCATGATCGCGGATTCCCTGAAGCTCGCAGCCAGCGCGCAACTGCGCAACATGGCGACGCTGGGCGGCAATGTGATGCAGCGGACGCGTTGCAGCTATTTTCGCGACATCTCCTACGAGAATTGCAACAAGCGCAATCCGGGCTCCGGCTGTGCCGCCATGGACGGATTCAACCGCATGCATGCGGTGCTCGGCACCTCCGACCAGTGCATCGCGACCTATCCCGGTGATTTTGCCCAGGCGCTGATCGCGCTGGATGCCACGGTCGAAATCACCAGCAAGTCTGGCACCCGCAGCATGCCGTTCGCACAACTGCACAAACCGCCAGGCAGTTCGCCGGAAATCGAGACCGCACTTCAGCCCGGCGAGCTGATTTCGGCCTTTGCCGTCCGGGGGCGCTGGCCGCGTTCGGTCTATCTCAAGACGCGCGACCGGCAGTCCTATGAGTTTGCCCTGTCCTCGGCCGCGGTGGCGCTCGACGTGCAGCATGGCGTGATCCGGGATGCGCGCGTCGCGCTGGGCGGCGTTGCCACTGTGCCCTGGCGGGCGCGGGAAGCGGAGGCGCTGCTGAGGGGACAGAAATTCGACGACGGGCTGGCGCAGCGCGTGGCGGATGCCGCTTTCGCGGAGGCGAGGGGCCGCCGGCACAACAGCTTCAAGATCGCGCTCGGCAAGCGCGTGGTGACGCACGCGCTCCAGCAGGCCGTAATGATGGAGATCTGA
- a CDS encoding VOC family protein, translated as MPKMIFVNLPVTDLKRATAFYEAVGAVKNPQFSDETASCMVISETIFVMLLTHDKFRQFTPKAIADAKTTSEVLICLSADSRDAVDEIIGKAEASGGTADPGPKQDFGFMYGRSFEDPDGHIWEVMWMDVAAATTQPAMANA; from the coding sequence ATGCCCAAGATGATCTTCGTCAACCTGCCCGTGACCGACCTCAAGCGCGCCACCGCCTTTTACGAGGCGGTCGGCGCGGTCAAGAACCCGCAATTCAGCGACGAGACGGCGTCCTGCATGGTCATTTCCGAGACCATTTTCGTCATGCTGCTGACCCACGACAAATTCCGCCAGTTCACGCCGAAGGCGATCGCGGACGCCAAGACCACGAGCGAGGTGCTGATCTGCCTGTCCGCCGACAGCCGCGACGCCGTCGACGAGATCATCGGCAAGGCGGAGGCCTCGGGCGGCACGGCCGATCCCGGCCCGAAGCAGGATTTCGGCTTCATGTATGGCCGCAGCTTCGAGGATCCGGACGGCCACATCTGGGAAGTGATGTGGATGGACGTGGCGGCCGCCACCACCCAGCCCGCCATGGCCAACGCCTGA
- a CDS encoding 2Fe-2S iron-sulfur cluster-binding protein: MSDNSSSKPSGFDRRAFLTGVAGSALVPMTARAAAQDAGSQAAQDLALPVDVTLRVNGQDKHLRIDARTTVLDALREHLGLTGSKKGCDHGQCGACTVLIDDRRVVSCLTLALAAEGQEITTIEGLATDDRLHPMQQAFVDNDAFQCGYCTPGQIMSAVACVKEGHATNDADIREYMSGNICRCAAYPNIVAAVKQAAPEIMKG, encoded by the coding sequence ATGTCCGACAATTCAAGTTCCAAGCCATCCGGATTCGATCGGCGCGCTTTTCTGACGGGGGTGGCCGGCAGCGCGCTGGTTCCGATGACCGCGCGTGCCGCCGCACAGGATGCGGGCTCACAGGCCGCGCAAGATCTCGCGCTTCCCGTCGACGTCACGCTGCGGGTGAACGGCCAGGACAAGCATCTGCGCATCGACGCGCGCACCACGGTGCTCGATGCGCTGCGCGAACATCTCGGCCTCACCGGCAGCAAGAAGGGCTGCGATCACGGCCAGTGCGGCGCCTGCACGGTGCTGATCGATGACCGCCGCGTGGTGTCGTGCCTGACGCTTGCCCTTGCGGCAGAGGGTCAGGAGATCACCACGATCGAAGGGCTCGCCACCGATGACCGCCTGCATCCGATGCAGCAGGCCTTTGTCGACAACGACGCCTTCCAGTGCGGCTATTGCACGCCCGGACAGATCATGTCCGCTGTCGCCTGCGTGAAAGAGGGGCATGCAACCAACGACGCCGACATCCGCGAATATATGAGCGGCAATATCTGCCGCTGTGCCGCCTATCCCAACATCGTCGCGGCCGTGAAGCAGGCCGCACCCGAGATCATGAAAGGCTAG